The window AAGGACCTTTAAGATCAGATGCATGCCTTACAAGTGAGGATTTGGAGATCCCTTCAATAAAACTTGAACCTCTAACACTTGTCGAGCCTTTGGTAGAACTTGTGCAGGCATCAGCCATGGGAACATCTTGATCTGACGAACTGGGCATGCCATTTTCTTTAGGAGAAATTCTTTCAGAAATATTTTCCAGAGCAGAAGCTATGTTACTTAAAACCCACTCATGAACTTGTGAGGCAGGGACAGGAACGGCAGGCATATCAGGATCTGAATTTGCAAAGAAGGGAGCATATTGGCTCAATTGACCACTTTCGGATCCTTTATCGCCAAACTGGATCAGAAACCCAAGGTGCTCAAATCTTTCCATGGTTAGAACCTAAGACAATATGGTCAAATTAGATAAGTACAAGTGGGCCTTGAAGATACTGACAATAATCAACAATTACATATGCCACAATACAATAGCAACAGGAACTCATAAGTGGAGTTAGCTGCAAATGATTGGTTGTAAAGTCCTTCCAAAGAATTTTTTTTTTTTTTCTTCATTCTAACAAATATACTAACAATGCTTGGTCGACCGATACAAAAAGTTGTTCTGTCAGGACTCACGACACAAACAAGTGATTGATCTGTCATTAAATACCTGACTCATTCCAAATTCTGAACTCACAGCAGTAGTGCCAGATAGAAAAAAGTAGTGCTAACAGTATAACTTAATATACCAGGGTTTATTGTTCGCATAGTAACAATTCAACCAGGTAAACAATAAATAATGAAGCAGAATTGCGTTAACTGAGTGTTGGACTAACTTCATTCTGTTTCCAATAAGTTTTGCTATACCTGTTTGTTAGGCGGACCATAAGCAACATTCACTGCATAAGAATAGTGGGACATTCATGCTCCAAGATATAACAAGGAGAAATCACTTTCCAATATACAGTTCACAAGTGATCATAATTACAGAGGCACCCATGACATAACCAAACAATGAATAAAAGGAAGTAGATGCTTGTGGAGAATAAACTTTTCCTACCAATTTGAAGAAATTGACCGACAGGCAAAAGTAACTCAAAATATGTTACCATTACCGTCTAATATATACAAATAGCAACGTGATAACACATGGTAAAGATTACATTAAAATAAGAAGGGTAAGTGGTGATTTCACAAACCAGAGATTCTTCGCCTTCCCCCTCCACTGGTTCTGCTAACAGTGAGATCAGGTTAGCCAAATGCTTTTGCAGATATGATAACTGATGGGCCTCTTCATCAGCCTGTGATGGCACAAACCGACGGCTATTGCTACGCACAAGCTGCAATTTGTGTTCGATTGACGTAAGTTTATTGTAACAAAACAAAATGTCTCAAATCAATGTTTCAAGAACAAAGCTGAAGACTTTCAACTTCAAAAGCTCCAGATACCAAATAGCTCCTCTGTACTACAGAGATTCATCCCATTGAAACCGAATAAACAAAACCTCCTCCCAACAATTACAATAACCTTATAAGCTCAATTTTGCAACAGTGTAAATAAAGAAACTGAATGAATCTACAGAAAAATCTTAAAATATGCATCCTACATGATTAAACAAGCAGATCCCTACACAGCAGGTAACTTCTACTTAAAGTGCAGCGCGGGCCAATACTATGATCATTGTAGATAAGGCAATGAATTGCTATAACTCATACCAGTACTCTTATTTCAATACCTATGCACACAATAGATCATAAACTCCAACCAGAACAAAAGGGAATGCTAGAAAAACGAGCACATCAAACCAGAATCGACTTTAACACTCCCACATTGTATCCAACCGCAACAAATTATTCCCACCATCCAAATAACCCCACTTGAAATGCAAATAACTCTGCTAATGCCTTCCAAAGTAGTACCTTTGAGCCCTAAATTAACATAACTACACCCTACGTTCCAAACCAACTGCCAGAAATTCAAAGCATTAATCTTGCAATTCAATCCTATCCTCCCAAATTCACCACTAACTAATCACAGCAACATTGCAATATCCACCACCCCAGACAAAACAAAGCAATCAATTCCGGCGACGAATCATCACCTGCAACGGCGACAGAGCCGACAGATATCCGTCGAAAGCTGACGTCGACGGCCAAACATCGGCAACGGCGGCGGAATCCTTGTGCGTTCTCGGCAACAATTTCTTGTAGGACTGAATGTAGAGGAACAGAACCAGATCATGCACATCGGCTCCGACCTCATCAATCACATCCGGCTTGGCCAGGACGAGCGGGTCCGATTCCAAGTGAAGAACCGACGCTAGGGTATCGAGGACGAGCCTCGCGAGATCAATGGAGATCTGGAGCGACTCGGAGATCGCGGCGGCGTTGACGCGGTGATTCGGCGACTGCTCGATGAGCTTGTGCTTGAGGGGAATTAGGGTTTGCGTGGGGTCGGCGAAGATGAGCTTGGGGATGGAGAGCAGCCCATGCTCGAAAGGCTCGCGCCGGGGATGAATCAGAAAGGCCGGGTCTTTGGCGGCGGCGGTGGCCGATGACGACGACGTTGAGGGCTCAATTGGCTCGCTCATGGCTTTGCTTTGTTGAGTCAGATTTGTGGAGTTGCAGATCTTCCAGAAATGAATAATGAGAGAGAGGTTGGGGAAAGAGTGAGGGGAGATGATCGGGTGCGGGCAGGGTGCTTCAGCGATGGACTTCGTGGAGGCTTTCGATTGGGTAGTTGTGGAGTGTACTGGTGCGGTGACCAATAGTGTGTTGCACTGTGTCCAATTCTGAAAGGGGTTATAGTGGAAAGGTCCCGTGAATATGTTTTAGGACAAAGTCCGATCATCGTCGTCACTAACTTGGACCATTTTTTTTCAATTTTTGGTTCAAAATTGTATAGATCATAGAGTGTTGCAACAATTTGTTATTAAATCCAACTATAGGAATGTTGACACCTTACGCTTTGTGAGTAGTAGGGGTGGAATTTTGAAACCGAAAACCGAAAAAAATCGAGTCGAAAATCAGACCGAAACCGGAAAAAATCCAAACCGAATTAAGAAAAACCGAACCGAACCGAAAAACCAAATCTCTCTAAAACGACATCTTTTTTTGTCTTTATTTTCATATTAAATATTTGATTTGAACAATATGGTTTTATGTTCTATATAATTATATGTTTGTCTATTCTAATATTTTGCTTTTTATTTTCGTTTTATGTATATATAGAAATGTTTTAGTGTCGTGTATGCGAAGTATAGAGAGTAATATGTTACCTCTAAAATCAAAGTCCTTATTCTTGCAAGCTTTAGATGATAGACTCTAAATTTAATTTATTTTTCTCTTATTTATTCAAATTTATGATTTTTAAACTTTAAAATTCGGAATTTATTTGGATGGACTTTAAACTATGGAGTTTATATTTTGTGTTCAAGATGAACTTAGAAGTTTTAAAATTATGGTTTCATGGTGTGCTAGTGTGGTCAATTCTCAATACTTTCGAAATTATTGAGTATTAAACTTTCAAAGTATCTATTTGGTTTATAAATTGTTGGTTTGTTGAAGAATCATTGCCAAAAATTTTATTGATATATTATATGTGCTTATAAAAACAAGTAATGGAAGAAAAAAAAAGACTTAAAATACGATAATTTTTTACTAAGCCAAAAACATACAAATTTTAAGAAAAATTATTTTAAAAAAGAAGAAGAAAAACTGTAAAAAAACCGAAACCGAACCGAACCACGGTTTGGTTTGTTTCCGGTTCAAGGTCTCAAAAAATACCAAACCAAACCGAATTTTTTATTCGGTTTGATTTCCGGTTTTAGGTGAAAACCGAACCCACCCATAGTGAGTAGAGGTAAAAAAAATATTGGTAAATACATTCATTACGTAATCATTTAATCTTATTCTTGACAAGTTTACAATTAAACAAAATAATCACACTTTTTTGTTTTTTTTGTTTTTCTAAGGTTATCGCTCTAGCGCAGCCACCAACCCTAAACTCTAAGGTCATCGTGCTTTGCGCGACCACCAAGTTGGAGCCTCCTCTGGCACCAAGTCTCTATTCGGTGTGCGGCAAGGTAACGTTCTCCTCTGCCTTCAATTGCTATGGTTGCCATTTCGTGGTTCCAACATCATCGTCGCCTCTGTAATGGATCCAGTCTTTCCTTTGAATGGTGGTTACTTATCAACAACAACCCACCAAAGCGAATAAGAAAGGCCTTTGCATCAAGGTTGTCAATCAAATCTGAGTGTGGGCTCTAACCGGCGAGCGTGGGCACCGAGTTTTCGGCTTCGACCACGACGGGGATGCCTCAAAGTGGAAGAGTTGGAGGTGATGAGTTTCAACCCGATTTGATCGATTTATGGTTGAGAAGGTTGGTAGTGAATCGTTGAGACGGGAATCGATCAAGACTACGTTTGGATGGTTTCAAGACCAAGTACGACGGTTTCAATCGATGCTGATTGTGACAAACTTTGAAACCTTGAATCGGCAAGGATGGATGTGTGCGCGCTGGACAAGTACCGGAATTGCACTGGGCTGAAGACTTGACGACGAGGTACGCTGTGGCTATGGTAATCCCTATCGGGAAGAAGGTAGATAACGGATCTCGTAGCAAACCCAATTCGAGTTGGGTGCCCATATTAACTTTGAGCCCAAATCTTATTAGGTGTCTAGTACCTTTCTGAGGTCTAATGTAGGGTCGGGGCCAACAAAGGGATGGGCTTCATCATGGGCTTATCCTGAAACCTTATGGAGGTGGGCTCCCTTACGGACCGAATGAATGTACTCTGGTATGCTAGGGTTCCGAATTTGGGATCTGGGATATATGTTTTCCCAAACATTTATGTTATTTTTTTTTTCCATTGTTTAGAATTTTGTTAAAATTGCGGCTTTTGTTAAATTTTGTTCATAGTAATACGTGATATTAAGCATGTTTGGTGAGCAAATTATTTTTACCATTATCGCGTTATAAAGTTATATGCTATGCATATTTTAATTTTATTAACATATCATGTAAATTGTACTACTATGATAAAGTAATAGTCATATTTTTCTTGATGCTTCGTGAAGGCCTATCACCTCCAATTAGACTATTGTTTAGTCTCAAAGTTTATTTGTACAATGATTTGATGATTTAGATTTCCTGGATGAGACATTGATTTGATTATTGTTGACATATTAAAATTCGAATTATATTTTGAAGCATTGAATTTATTAGATTTTTGTTTATTACAAATATACACATGGTTCGAAACATCACTATAACGATGCAAAGCAACGCATCCAACGAATAAAAAGAAAAATTATTAGCTAGAATGAAAATCATATCATTCTACCTAAATAGAAATAGTCTAAAGAATATGAGGTTTATTTTTCAAATTACATACACTCTCGTATACTTGTAAGGATTAAATTCATTTTACCTCTTGAGGTTTGAGGTTAACTTCATTTCAATCCCTGTTCTCTCAATTTTGAAAATTTATCCCCTAAATTTCTAATTTTCATCAGATTTGCCAATTTATTAATATTCCATCAAATTTAAACATTAATTTTGACTTTCTGACTCACTTTAAGGCCTAAAATAGTCATTTAATAACAAATATCACACTTTACAGCCCATTTTCTATGATTACATGTTAGCATTTGGGAGAAAATCTGTTGTCCTCATTTTCCTGTCTCCTTCTCTGTCTCCCACTAAAATTTTGACACTTGTCTTCCACATCAGCAACTTTAACATCCACTTAAGAGCATGTCCACCCATGACAAAAAATTCAACCCAGGTTGAATGACACAGAGGAATCCAACCCAAGTGAAAAAAAACTCACTTTCCACCCATAAAATGGGTCATCTCATTTTTCAACCCAGGTTGGATTGTTGGGGAGAGAAGTGACCCAGGTTGGATGAGAAATCCATCCCAGGTTACTTCAAGCCACATCAGCTGAACCCACCCACATGGGTGACATCAGCCTGACGTGACCAAAACTTCACTCCCAACTAAAGTGCGTCGAAGATACGAACGAATAGCAGCCCAGACATGGAGCGTCCTACCATGCTTTTGTCGTGACATGCCAAAGATTGTTGGGGTTTGTGCCACGTGTTGTCGTCTCCTTCTCCCATTCCATAATTCAAAGCCTAGGGCCCACATTTAGACCGTTGGATTCAATCAAAAGTTGAATCCAATGGTTTATAATTAATCACTATTATTTTTGTATAACGGTAGAGGAAAAATAGAAATTTATATTTTTTTAGTATTTTTAGTATAATTAATCACTCTTCTATAATATATTCTTTTATTTTCTTACAAATTTCTCTAAGTTTGTGTTGTGTTCTTTTTATTTGAATGAATTTTATTCCATAAGTTTAAATTACTATAATTAATTTCATTAAGTCATATTGTTTATTTAATTACTATTTATTTGCAACTAAAATCATTATTCACACCCTTTCAACAACAACCAAAAAAATCATTATTCACACTGAAAAACATTTGAATTAAATTCAGTTTGCCCCATTGTGGTTTAGAGGTGAATTCATATTAGTCCCCAAACTTTCAATTTCATCAGATTACCCCCCGAGCTCTTGTTTTTCTGGTAATTTAGCTTCTCAACCCCGAAAACGTCATCACATGTCATCAAATTTCAATGTCACAATTAGACGAAGCATGAGTAATAGGAGACGGCAGACAGAAAAACAAGAGTTTGGGGGATAATTTGATGAAATTGAAAGTTTAGGGACTAACATGAATTCACATATAAACAACAGTGGGGTAAACTGAATTTAATTCAAAACGTTTTTAAAAATTCAATAAACAGTCACTACCAGATGACAACAATCTCACATTTCTGACGAGTGGAAACTGCTGCCGAGTCACAGTGACCCAGAGTGACCCAGGTCACTTCATTCAATCTAACCCAACGGATGAACTTGCTCTAACAGAGTTATAGAAAATTATTTTCTCTAAGTAAATAAAAGCCAACAGTAATTAAACCCAAATTATTTCCTTAAAAAAAGAGAAAAAAAAATGAAGAAGAAGTAAAGACGACATCGCAAATCCAAATCTGTGTGCATTGCTAAAGATCAAACTGAATTGAAGGTTTATGTTCTTCAGACGAAAGGTTGTGCATGAAAACCAGTATCACTTGCTGATAAGAATTAGAGAGGAGGTTCACCTATCCTTCCACTTCCAGAAAAGGTGAAAAACTACTTGACTTTCATATGATCCAAGGGATTTTCATATTATAATTCTTGATATTGAGAGTGAACCTAAAACTTGAAAATCATGAACCCATATCACACTTTTAATCTCAGAACTTATTCATGAACCCATATCAAAATCTACTTATGATCCCAAAACTTACTCATGAACCCAAATCATAATGATCCTACTCATGAACCCAATCACAATAAGATCAAACCAATCTTACTCATGAATCCAATCATAATTAGATCAAAATGACCGCGAAATTCAAATAGGAAATTAAATTAAATTCCAGAAAGGAAGATTGGAACCCAGTGGGAGAGAAAATTGGATTGAAACCACAACCAATTTTTCGAAGATATCTCCAATCTAATGTTAAACACAATTGAATCCTAAAGAAGATCACATTGAATCCCAACCAAAACCTTGGTGTGTTGTTGTGCATTCAACGTTGAGAAGCCCTCAAGGTTAAGTCATACTCTAACATACATACTGTTCTTTTATTATCTTTTGCATAAATTTTATTTTTGAAATTTGAGGTTAACAGAGTTAATTTTGGTTTAGATGAGTTGGATAAAATAACATATGTCAAAATTTTAATGGGGGACAGATAATAGGACAGGGAAAATAGGGACAAAAGATTTTCTCCCTTAGCATTTAACGTCCGAATTTTATGACTCACTTTAAGGCCTAAAACAGTAATTTAATGACAAATATCACACTTTAGAGCCTATTTTCTATGATTACATGTTAGCATTTAACGTCCGAATTGGATGAAATTTTTCTATGATTACATGTTAGCATTTAACGTCCGAATTGGATGAAATCTTAGCAAATAGGCATGATTGATGAAATAATTCAGGGGGTAAATTTTTGAAATTGAGAGAATGGAGACTGAAATGACGTTAACCCTAAATCTCGAAGGGGGGGGGGAGGGGGGGGGGGGGTAAACTAAATTTAACCCTACTTGTAAGGATGATATCAAAAAGAAACCGAGTGCTTAGCTGACAGTGAGAATACTCACAAATTAAAGTCACAAAAGTTGTATGCACCAAGAGCTGATCGAACTTTGTTAAAGTTTCAAGAAATTCGTGTCAACGATTATTATATGAAAACTCACTCTGAGAATAGAATGAAATTACCTCAAAAATGTGAAAGGAAACACATTTTAAAGAACATAACGAGTCACCTACAACGAAATGTGGGATACCGACTCACACAAGGTTTGACATAATCACATATAACACCATGGTTGACATGATGATCCGTATTTTAATGAACTCGTATGGACTTCCCCTCTTTTGAGTGAATAATAAAAAGGGACAAAATTTAGTCACACTGTAAGGTGACGACACTAACTCTGATTGCCAGAAACTAGCCGGTCATAGCTAGTTCTGCTCCAACGCAACCATTGCACTCTAAAGCACCTGATGCGCAATATGCCTCCCATTATGTCTTATTGATTAAGTTCAAAGGCACATCACCCATTTTGCAAAGCCTGTTCTTTAGCAAAAATATGATTGAGACCTCCATATGCTAAAGATATAAACCAAAATATTTCATTCTTACAAAGAATACAACGTGAAGATTAATTCGGACCTATCCATACGGGAATGTGGACCATTAAAGTACTTTATGGTTAGGGAGAACATTTCGACACACTAGTCACATGTCGAATTATTGTCCACAAGAAATGCTGCATTTGCAAAACTCTTAAAACATATTATACGTTGAACAAAATACTGGTCACTCCTTATAATTTGAGTGTTGCGATAGTTTTTTCTTCAAGTTTTTAATTTCAACCGATCACTACTCGTACTATCTAATCTCACATAATTGGATCCAATAGTAATGTTTTCTTCAAAATTAGTGGTTAATTAGGTGATGTGGCAAGGTGATGCGCCATGTAGATTCACATGGGATTGTAAAATTCCTTTAATATTCCTAGTCTATTAGACTTATATATTCTTCCATTCCTCCCACTAATTAAGGTCAGACTAAGTCTTAAGCAGACCTCAATGTATATTATGCTAAGCATTATTGTTGTCAAGAGGAAACACATATTTAGCTATCATGCTATACATAAATACATCCAAAGAATCTTATCACAAAAGTATTTATCAAAAGCCTTAAAAATAAAGATCAGCAAGAAATATGTCCACCCCACAGAGATACCATCTTCAATCTTTTTTCTCCCAAACGACCCAATCCAAATGTCTGCTCTCTACCAATCCTAATTCCGAAATACCGACTGCTAATCAAAAGCCCTTGCAAGAACTGTATTTGCAAAGGAATTTGAAACTAATAGTTTTGGGTTTTGGAAAGAAATTGATGATATTTAGGTGTAATTCAAAAGCTGTGGTTGTGTTGGGTTTGGAGAAATGGGAAAGATCGAGGTTTGGGTTTGTTTGGAATGAAGGGCATTATGCTTGTGAGACTGCATGTGGGTGTCTAGCAATAGAAAAGAGAGGTCCGGCTAGAATTCTGGGTTTTGGCAGAAGAAGGTCAAACTATGTTTCTTATTTGGCTTCTAATTGGGTCTTCGAACGAAATTGTACATGACATGTTGCGTTCGTGCTTAGATTGCAGAGGACATACTACCGATGAGAATAGACAATTAGGTGGCCAGATTGAATTTTGGGTTTGTAAAGCAACTTGAGCGTCGTCTTTTTTTTGTATCAGCAAACGACAAAAAAGAGAATCTGGTCTGTGGCATGTCTGTGGAGAGAATAGAGAGAGTTGGTTTGGGGAGAGTGGGAGATAAGGAGACTGGTTTTGAGGGTGAAGAAGATTAAGACGGGAAGGGAGGTTAGAGGTGAGGGTTATTCACGCTCATGGTGGATTTTTTTTTGTTTTTTTTTTTATAGGTTAAGTGAGAAAGTTCTGGGATTTAGAAAATGGGCCGAGGACAACATGGACATTTTGTCTCAAGAGAGCTTTGTCATAGGATGCATCCTGCTGAGTTGGCATGGAAAAATATGTCAAGAAAGCAAATTAACTGTGCATCATACAGACATATAACAGAATAACCTAATTGTGTGAGATTAGATAGTAGAAGTGATAGGTTGAAATTGTGTGAGATTAGATAGTAGAAGTGATAGGTTGAAATTGAAAACTCGAGGACTAAACTGTGTCGAAACCTTCAAACTATAAGGAGTGACCAATATTTTGTCCTTATACGTTTAAAGGGCTCACCATTCTGATCAACTAGTCTATAAGACTTGACAATGTTGAGAGTTCACATCAAAATGATTTGATGATTGTTGCATGTCTATCAGGATCGATGTAGAGAATCATGTAACCCACTTGCATACACAAACCGGTCTAGCAGAAGCCACCATCTAGGACACTGGTTATGTGCACCAACTAGTGTATCTGCTTGGGGGCATGCAATATTGCACGCAGCCTTATTCGTTTTTAAACCCAATGCTAACCAACTATGTTCCTGCGTACCAGTTAATAAATGGACATAAGCCTGAGATTTACGCATACTTGGTTGTTCAACATATGTGTCTATTGCGCCCCCACAACGCATCAAAAATGGGTTCTCAGAAACGAATATGTATTTATGTTAGATACGGACTCCCAACAATTATCTGTTATTCGAAACCCTTAGCAGACAATCTTTTTACCGCTAAATTTGCGGTTTGCCACTTTGATGAGACAGTCTTTCCGTTGTTAGGGGGAGATAAGAAAAAAGATTTTCAAGGGGAACAACAGAAATTGTTGTGGTTTGTCCCCACTCTATCTCATCCAGATCCCTACATAATCGATATCTAGAACGTAACAGTTTCAATACATGACGCGTTTAAAGATATAACTAAAGTGACGAGATCACACAAACCAGCTACAAATGCCTGCAAGGTTAGAAGTCCCCAATAATTGGCACGTTGCCGCTAATAGAGGCGACACAACCACACTTAATGGAGGTGTGGTAAGTGTGGTTGAGGTCGTGGCTTCCTAAGGAAAGAGGGGGAGGTCACTTGGTTCGATTACTACTCGTCTAATGGAAGAGGGCATGTAAGACACGACCTATTAATCATCAATGTAGATGACCTCTCTGTAATACTTTGAACATTTTAGAAGTAAATAAAACAAATAATTGTGATCCTCTAATAATTTAGTAATTCAATTTATTTTGGTAAATGTACACGTGGGCTTTACGAAAGTCGTATCAAGATGGGGTTAGTTGAGATCTAAGTTTTGTTGGCTTGGTAATTGCTCAGGAGTACTTATTTTCAAATACGTCTGTTTACCAAGATTTATGTATAATTGCCTCAAAGTTAATACAGCTCTATAATAAAATAAAATAAAATAATAATATTAAAGAAATAAATAAGGAAGGAAAGATCGAGATGGATGGGAAAAAAAAAGAGAAGAAAGGAGAAGTCGAGAGACTTCGAGAACGAGAAGAAAGGAGAAGAAGCAAGAAGCTTCTGGCGTCACTCATCTCACCGACCTTCTTAAGTCGGTCTACCTTTTCTTTAATCTCACTGACCCGGGGAGAGGGAGAAGAGGAGAAGCTTCCAGGTTTCTCTACTCGAAACTAGAAGCCACCAACTCTGAGGACAAGCCAACCATATCTCCGGCTACTCCTCTAGACAGGAGAGGGGGCACCATCGTCATATTGCTTTTCTCAATGATGCCTTCAAGTTTTCAGGTATCGTTGGACTAGTCCTCAAGCTTAGAGGGAGAACCGACGAAGAGAAGAGAGTGGGCTGCTTCGACGGTTCATGGTGGTTCCGACGACTTCAACTGCGTTTAGGTTTAAATGTGATGGGTATGATCTGATGGGAGTAAAACACAGAAGCCACATATTGATGGGTATGAAATTTGTTTAACGAACGATAAGTTCGTTGAAACTTGAGATTGAATTTTGAGTTTTCTGTTCCGTTTAAAACTCGCTTTTCTTGCA of the Fragaria vesca subsp. vesca linkage group LG6, FraVesHawaii_1.0, whole genome shotgun sequence genome contains:
- the LOC101296985 gene encoding TBCC domain-containing protein 1-like, whose translation is MSEPIEPSTSSSSATAAAKDPAFLIHPRREPFEHGLLSIPKLIFADPTQTLIPLKHKLIEQSPNHRVNAAAISESLQISIDLARLVLDTLASVLHLESDPLVLAKPDVIDEVGADVHDLVLFLYIQSYKKLLPRTHKDSAAVADVWPSTSAFDGYLSALSPLQLVRSNSRRFVPSQADEEAHQLSYLQKHLANLISLLAEPVEGEGEESLVLTMERFEHLGFLIQFGDKGSESGQLSQYAPFFANSDPDMPAVPVPASQVHEWVLSNIASALENISERISPKENGMPSSSDQDVPMADACTSSTKGSTSVRGSSFIEGISKSSLVRHASDLKGPSVKVLNCHDSVIYILAPLRYATVYGCSDATIVLGAVGKAVRIEHCERVHVITAANRICIANCRECMFFLGVNQRPLIVGDNHKLQVAPYNTFYSQLGEHLCEVGIDATINRWGEPLPLGMVDPHDSLSHPAGVSDAQAESASCLDPDQFTNFLIPNWCGGEAHGSTKDNPFPLPEAYVESQERNQKNLGEVKQLLREAPLEDNKKRELSTALHVYFKDWLYASGNIRQLYCLQGE